GAACTGTGACCCCATTGGCGGACAGTTTAAAGAAAGCCCTCGGCGGCTAAGCCGCCAAAAGATGACTCCTGTATTCATTGGGGGTCATCTTTTTTAATGACCATTGGTAGCGCCCCGTATTGTA
This DNA window, taken from Paenibacillus antri, encodes the following:
- a CDS encoding IS3 family transposase — its product is YNTGRYQWSLKKMTPNEYRSHLLAA